The Aminithiophilus ramosus genome contains a region encoding:
- the rplW gene encoding 50S ribosomal protein L23: MKLLAHDIIVRPVITEKSNRMMEQNKYTFEVLPQANKIQIKEAVQEAFKVKVEKVNTIQVRSKPKRLGAFLGRSRSWKKAIVTLAPGERIEFFEGANA, encoded by the coding sequence ATGAAGCTCCTGGCTCATGATATAATCGTTCGGCCCGTCATCACCGAGAAGAGCAATCGCATGATGGAGCAGAACAAGTACACCTTCGAGGTCCTGCCTCAGGCCAACAAGATCCAGATCAAAGAGGCCGTCCAGGAGGCCTTCAAGGTCAAAGTCGAGAAGGTCAACACCATCCAGGTCCGCTCCAAGCCGAAGAGGCTTGGCGCTTTTCTCGGCCGCTCGCGCTCGTGGAAAAAGGCCATCGTGACGCTTGCTCCGGGCGAGCGCATCGAATTCTTCGAAGGCGCCAACGCCTAG
- the tuf gene encoding elongation factor Tu: MAKEHFARNKPHLNIGTIGHIDHGKTTLTAAITYVLSKAGFADFTAFENIDKAPEERERGITINIAHVEYQSEKRHYAHIDCPGHADYIKNMITGAAQMDGGILVVSAADGPMPQTREHVLLARQVNVPALVVFMNKVDMVDDDELLDLVEMEVRDLLGKYEFPGDDLPVVRGSALKALEGPGTKGDKWADCIWELMDACDNAIPEPIRDTEKPFIMPVEDVFTITGRGTVVTGRIERGILKSGMEVEVVGMRDTRKTVCTSIEMFRKILDEAIAGDNVGLLLRGIGKEDVERGQVIAKPGSILPHKHFYAEVYVLKKEEGGRHTPFFSGYKPQFYFRTTDVTGEIKLAEGVEMVMPGDNATFEVKLIVPVALEPGLRFAVREGGRTVGAGVVTEILDK, translated from the coding sequence ATGGCAAAGGAGCATTTTGCAAGAAACAAGCCTCACCTGAACATCGGAACGATCGGCCACATCGACCACGGCAAGACGACGCTGACGGCGGCCATCACCTACGTGCTCTCCAAGGCGGGATTCGCCGACTTCACGGCCTTCGAGAACATCGACAAGGCGCCCGAGGAGCGTGAGCGCGGGATCACGATCAACATCGCCCACGTGGAGTACCAGTCGGAGAAGCGGCACTACGCGCACATCGACTGCCCCGGTCACGCCGACTACATCAAGAACATGATCACCGGCGCGGCGCAGATGGACGGGGGAATCCTGGTCGTCTCGGCGGCCGACGGTCCCATGCCGCAGACGCGGGAGCACGTTCTGCTGGCCCGTCAGGTCAACGTGCCGGCGCTGGTCGTGTTCATGAACAAGGTGGACATGGTCGACGACGACGAGCTTCTGGACCTGGTGGAGATGGAAGTGCGCGATCTCCTGGGCAAGTACGAGTTCCCCGGGGACGACCTTCCGGTCGTGCGCGGATCGGCGCTGAAGGCCCTCGAAGGTCCCGGCACGAAGGGGGACAAGTGGGCGGACTGCATCTGGGAACTGATGGACGCCTGCGACAATGCCATTCCGGAGCCGATCCGCGACACGGAGAAGCCCTTCATCATGCCCGTTGAAGACGTCTTCACCATCACCGGGCGCGGCACGGTCGTGACGGGCCGTATCGAGCGGGGCATTCTGAAGTCGGGGATGGAAGTGGAAGTGGTGGGCATGCGGGACACGCGCAAGACGGTCTGCACGTCCATCGAAATGTTCCGCAAGATCCTCGACGAGGCGATCGCCGGAGACAACGTGGGTCTTCTTCTGCGGGGAATCGGCAAGGAAGACGTGGAGCGCGGTCAGGTCATCGCCAAGCCGGGCTCGATCCTGCCGCACAAGCACTTCTACGCCGAGGTCTACGTCCTGAAGAAGGAAGAGGGAGGCCGCCACACGCCCTTCTTCTCGGGATACAAGCCCCAGTTCTACTTCCGGACGACGGACGTGACGGGGGAGATCAAGCTGGCCGAGGGCGTGGAAATGGTCATGCCTGGAGATAATGCGACGTTCGAGGTGAAGTTGATCGTTCCCGTAGCTCTGGAGCCGGGCCTGCGCTTCGCCGTTCGCGAAGGGGGCCGCACCGTCGGAGCCGGTGTCGTCACCGAAATCCTCGACAAGTAA
- the rplD gene encoding 50S ribosomal protein L4 — MPIVKQYNLQGEVVGEVTLSDAVFSAPVHVPAMHQVVVAQLANRRQGTHDCKRRGDVAGGGKKPWRQKHTGRARHGSTTSPIWVGGGVAHGPHPRDYSQKVNRKVRRLALRSALTLKVQDERLLLVDCVGLDAPRTKVMLGFLDKVQATKKPLVVLHESNDAVIRSTKNIPGARILHVDSLNVYDILNHEHLILSAEAVTRIEEVFGR; from the coding sequence ATGCCTATCGTGAAGCAGTACAATCTACAGGGCGAAGTCGTCGGTGAGGTCACCCTTTCGGACGCCGTCTTCTCGGCCCCCGTCCACGTTCCGGCCATGCATCAGGTCGTCGTGGCACAGCTGGCCAATCGCCGTCAGGGGACGCACGACTGCAAGCGTCGCGGCGACGTGGCCGGCGGCGGCAAGAAGCCCTGGCGGCAGAAGCACACCGGCCGGGCCCGTCACGGCAGCACCACGTCGCCCATCTGGGTCGGCGGCGGTGTGGCCCACGGTCCTCATCCCCGCGACTACAGCCAGAAGGTGAACCGCAAGGTCCGCCGCCTGGCTCTCAGGAGCGCTCTCACGCTCAAGGTCCAGGACGAGAGGCTTCTCCTCGTCGACTGCGTCGGTCTTGACGCCCCCAGGACGAAGGTCATGCTGGGCTTTCTCGACAAAGTGCAGGCGACGAAAAAGCCGCTCGTGGTGCTCCACGAGTCCAACGACGCCGTGATCCGTTCCACCAAGAACATTCCCGGCGCCCGGATTCTCCACGTAGACAGCCTCAACGTCTACGACATCCTCAACCACGAGCACCTCATCCTCAGCGCCGAAGCCGTCACCCGAATCGAGGAGGTGTTCGGTCGATGA
- the rplC gene encoding 50S ribosomal protein L3: MTIGILGRKLGMTQIFDEAGRAVPVTVVEAGPCPVTALRDEKTNGYRAVQVGFGAIKPHKVTRPMEGQFKKAGVDACRWLREFRLDSIEGYEVGKVLDVTLFEAGEKVDVTGTSKGKGFAGFIKRHNGNRGPSTHGASKFHRRPGSSGASSYPGKVFKGQTMPGQMGDERVTVRNLVVVAIDSENNLLLVRGAIPGARNGLVVVRKQK; the protein is encoded by the coding sequence ATGACTATCGGCATCCTGGGACGCAAGCTGGGCATGACGCAGATCTTCGACGAGGCGGGGCGGGCCGTTCCCGTCACCGTCGTCGAGGCCGGCCCCTGTCCCGTCACGGCCCTGCGCGACGAGAAGACCAACGGCTACAGGGCCGTCCAGGTCGGATTCGGCGCCATCAAGCCCCACAAGGTCACCAGACCCATGGAGGGGCAGTTCAAAAAGGCCGGCGTCGACGCCTGCCGCTGGCTCCGCGAGTTCCGTCTCGACTCCATCGAAGGCTACGAAGTGGGGAAGGTCCTCGACGTGACCCTCTTCGAGGCCGGAGAGAAGGTCGACGTGACGGGAACGAGCAAGGGCAAGGGTTTCGCAGGTTTCATCAAGCGCCACAACGGCAACCGCGGTCCCTCGACTCACGGCGCCTCGAAGTTCCATCGTCGTCCCGGATCGAGCGGCGCCTCCAGCTATCCCGGCAAAGTCTTCAAAGGTCAGACCATGCCGGGCCAGATGGGAGACGAGAGGGTCACCGTTCGCAATCTCGTCGTCGTCGCCATCGACAGCGAGAACAACCTGCTTTTGGTCCGGGGGGCCATCCCCGGGGCACGCAACGGCCTCGTTGTGGTCCGGAAGCAGAAGTAG
- the fusA gene encoding elongation factor G, translated as MQGIDLKQIRNIGIAAHIDAGKTTTTERILYYTGRTYKLGEVHEGAATMDWMEQERERGITITSAATTCHWKDCIINIIDTPGHVDFTVEVERSLRVLDGVVAVFCAVGGVEPQSETVWRQADKYRVPRIAFVNKMDRVGADFNAVVEGMRERLGARAVPIQMPIGAEDAFIGLVDLVQNRAILYGEEADLGREPKLTEIPPELQEEAAQAREFLIESIADFDEEIMELFLDGGEVPVEKIKAAVRRATIDLQIVPVLCGSAFKNKGVQPMLDAVVDYLPSPADLPPIVAHDVDDPERAIERHSSYDEPFAALAFKVMVDPFVGRLVFCRIYSGALKTGESVLNVATGRRERVGRILRMHANKREELEDCAAGMIVALPGLKATRTGDTLCAESAPVLLENLIFPEPVIHLSVEPNSKADQVKLAKGLSALSEEDPTFRVHTDEETNQTIISGMGELHLEIIVDRLRREFGVEVKVGRPQVAYREAIRKASQAEGKFIRQSGGRGQYGHVVLELEPLPDGKGYEFENKIVGGVIPKEYIPAVQKGLDETITSGILGGYPVIGVKVSLVFGSYHDVDSSEMAFKIAASMGFKEGMRKADPVLMEPVMKVEVVSPEEYVGDVIGDLSSRRGRIEGMEMRANARIVKAIVPLSEMFGYATDLRSKSSGRAAYSMQFDHYEEVPRDVAEKVLKG; from the coding sequence ATGCAAGGAATTGATCTGAAACAGATCCGCAACATCGGCATCGCGGCCCATATCGATGCGGGCAAGACGACGACGACGGAGCGGATTCTCTACTACACGGGCCGTACCTACAAGCTGGGCGAAGTCCACGAGGGCGCCGCGACGATGGACTGGATGGAACAGGAGCGCGAAAGAGGCATCACCATCACCTCTGCCGCCACGACCTGCCACTGGAAGGACTGTATCATCAACATCATTGATACGCCCGGCCATGTGGATTTCACCGTCGAGGTGGAGCGTTCTCTCCGCGTCCTCGACGGCGTTGTCGCCGTCTTCTGTGCCGTCGGGGGCGTCGAGCCCCAGTCGGAAACCGTCTGGCGCCAGGCCGACAAATATCGCGTTCCCCGCATCGCCTTCGTCAACAAGATGGATCGCGTCGGAGCCGATTTCAACGCCGTCGTCGAGGGGATGCGGGAGCGTCTCGGTGCCAGGGCCGTTCCCATTCAGATGCCCATCGGCGCCGAAGATGCCTTCATCGGCCTCGTCGACCTCGTCCAGAACCGGGCCATCCTCTACGGAGAGGAGGCCGATCTGGGTCGGGAGCCCAAGCTGACGGAGATCCCTCCCGAACTCCAGGAGGAGGCCGCTCAGGCCCGGGAGTTCCTCATCGAATCCATAGCCGATTTCGACGAGGAGATCATGGAGCTCTTCCTCGACGGGGGAGAGGTTCCCGTCGAGAAGATTAAGGCGGCCGTCAGGCGGGCCACGATCGACCTTCAGATCGTCCCCGTCCTCTGCGGATCGGCCTTCAAGAACAAGGGCGTCCAGCCCATGCTCGACGCCGTCGTCGACTACCTGCCCAGCCCCGCCGATCTCCCTCCCATCGTCGCCCACGACGTGGACGACCCGGAGAGGGCGATCGAGCGCCATTCCAGCTACGACGAGCCCTTCGCGGCTCTGGCCTTCAAGGTCATGGTCGATCCCTTCGTGGGCCGTCTCGTCTTCTGCCGCATCTACTCGGGGGCTCTCAAGACCGGCGAATCGGTTCTCAACGTGGCCACGGGCAGGCGCGAGAGGGTGGGACGCATCCTCCGCATGCACGCCAACAAGCGTGAGGAGCTCGAGGACTGCGCGGCGGGCATGATCGTCGCCCTTCCCGGTCTCAAGGCGACTCGCACCGGCGATACGCTCTGCGCCGAAAGCGCTCCCGTCCTCCTCGAGAATCTCATCTTCCCCGAGCCCGTCATCCATCTCTCGGTGGAGCCGAACAGCAAGGCCGATCAGGTCAAGCTCGCCAAGGGTCTTTCGGCCCTCTCCGAGGAGGATCCCACCTTCCGGGTCCACACCGACGAGGAGACCAACCAGACTATCATATCCGGCATGGGCGAGCTCCACCTGGAAATCATCGTCGACCGTCTCCGCCGCGAGTTCGGCGTCGAAGTCAAGGTCGGCCGCCCCCAGGTCGCCTACCGCGAGGCCATCCGCAAGGCCTCCCAGGCCGAGGGCAAGTTCATCCGCCAGAGCGGCGGCCGGGGCCAGTACGGCCACGTCGTCCTCGAGCTGGAGCCTTTGCCCGACGGCAAGGGTTACGAATTCGAGAACAAGATCGTCGGAGGCGTCATCCCCAAGGAATACATCCCGGCCGTCCAGAAAGGCCTCGACGAGACGATCACCAGCGGCATTCTCGGCGGCTACCCCGTCATCGGCGTCAAGGTCTCCCTCGTCTTCGGCAGCTACCATGACGTGGACAGTTCCGAGATGGCCTTCAAGATCGCCGCCTCCATGGGCTTCAAGGAGGGCATGAGGAAGGCTGACCCCGTTCTGATGGAGCCCGTCATGAAGGTCGAAGTCGTCTCCCCCGAGGAGTACGTCGGCGACGTCATCGGGGACCTCTCCTCCAGGAGGGGGCGCATCGAGGGCATGGAGATGCGCGCCAACGCCCGCATCGTCAAGGCCATCGTCCCCCTGTCGGAGATGTTCGGCTACGCCACGGACCTGCGGAGCAAGAGCTCCGGCCGGGCCGCCTATTCGATGCAGTTCGACCACTATGAGGAAGTTCCCCGCGACGTGGCGGAAAAGGTCCTCAAGGGGTAG
- the rpsL gene encoding 30S ribosomal protein S12, whose protein sequence is MPTISQLIRNGRKSKKVRTSAPALQGNPAKRGVCTRVYTTTPKKPNSALRKVARIRLTNGIEVTAYIPGVGHNLQEHSVVMVRGGRVKDLPGVRYHIIRGTLDTAGVENRRQSRSKYGARRPKK, encoded by the coding sequence GTGCCAACCATCAGTCAGTTGATCCGCAACGGGCGCAAGTCCAAGAAAGTCAGAACGAGCGCTCCTGCCCTTCAGGGCAACCCGGCCAAGCGCGGCGTCTGCACCCGCGTCTACACCACGACGCCCAAGAAGCCCAACTCGGCTCTCCGCAAAGTGGCCCGTATCCGCCTCACCAACGGCATCGAAGTTACGGCCTACATTCCCGGGGTCGGACACAACCTGCAGGAGCACTCCGTCGTCATGGTCCGTGGCGGGCGTGTGAAGGACCTTCCCGGCGTTCGCTACCACATCATCCGCGGCACCCTCGACACGGCGGGAGTCGAAAATCGTCGTCAGAGCCGCTCCAAGTACGGGGCGCGCAGGCCCAAGAAATAA
- the rpsG gene encoding 30S ribosomal protein S7: MPRKGHVHRREPKADIRFNSVSMEKFISCLMYDGKKSIAEKIFYGALESAGGKLGIDSREVYDKAMEAVKPLVEVKPRRVGGATYQVPVEVDPTRAQALATRWIIQYARARKGIPMVERLAREFLDACKGEGGSVKKREDTHRMAEANRAFAHYRW; this comes from the coding sequence ATGCCGCGGAAAGGTCATGTCCACCGTCGGGAACCCAAGGCCGACATTCGCTTCAACTCCGTCTCGATGGAGAAATTCATCAGCTGCCTCATGTATGACGGCAAGAAGAGCATCGCCGAAAAGATCTTCTACGGCGCCCTCGAGAGCGCCGGCGGCAAGCTCGGCATTGATTCCCGAGAGGTCTACGACAAGGCCATGGAGGCCGTCAAGCCCCTCGTCGAAGTCAAGCCCCGCCGCGTCGGCGGCGCCACCTACCAGGTTCCCGTCGAGGTCGATCCCACCCGTGCCCAGGCCCTGGCCACGCGTTGGATCATCCAGTACGCCCGGGCCCGCAAGGGCATTCCCATGGTGGAGCGTCTCGCCCGCGAGTTTCTCGATGCCTGCAAGGGCGAGGGCGGGTCCGTCAAAAAGCGTGAGGACACCCATCGCATGGCCGAGGCCAACCGCGCCTTCGCCCATTACCGTTGGTAA
- the rpsJ gene encoding 30S ribosomal protein S10 has protein sequence MTKNIRIKLKAFDHRVLDSSASQIADTAQRTGAQVSGPIPLPTEINKYTVLKSPHKDKDAREQFEIRTHKRLIDIVGPTQKTMEALMQLNLPSGVDIQIKL, from the coding sequence TTGACCAAGAATATTCGCATCAAATTGAAGGCCTTCGATCACAGAGTGCTGGACAGCTCGGCCTCGCAGATCGCCGACACCGCCCAGAGGACGGGAGCCCAGGTCTCGGGCCCCATCCCCCTGCCGACGGAGATCAACAAGTACACGGTCCTCAAGTCCCCTCACAAGGACAAGGACGCGCGGGAACAGTTCGAAATCAGAACTCATAAGCGGCTGATCGACATTGTCGGACCCACGCAAAAGACGATGGAGGCCCTTATGCAGCTGAATCTCCCCTCGGGCGTGGACATCCAGATCAAGCTGTAA